DNA from Eucalyptus grandis isolate ANBG69807.140 chromosome 5, ASM1654582v1, whole genome shotgun sequence:
TAATAATTAATCACGGGCTAGTGCTAGATATTTCTACATTTCCCACGTAATCCTGGTAAGATGAGAAATCAAGGGCCTTGCAACATCACTTGATCAGAAACTTCACGTGAAGCATTCTCTCTCCATAGGCTTAGAGACACCCAGATGAGGAGAAGAATCAATTGTTACTACGCAATCTACACAAATCTGCAAAGCGGACACTCCTGTAAACTTGGAAACGGCAATAGGGCTAATCTATCACGGGCGAAGAATCAAACGAAATGGAAAAGGAACAGATCGATCTAACGAACAAGGAGCAAACAATCAGATCTGAGAGAAATCAGATCTGAGAGATTTACAGACGGGAAGATCTAACCTGAGAACGgaaacgagaaacaaaaaaaaaaaaaaaaaaagcaaacggATCTCAGATGGAGAGCGACGGAGatgccagagagagagagagagagagagagagagagagtttaaaaGTATTCGTTACCTCGGGGAAGCGATCGAGAGGCTGGGATTTGTGCCGAGGAGACCGCCACTACCCGAACCTCACTACCCACAAGCAGGGGAAAAACGTGCAAGGATGCAGGGAATCGAGAGGAGCCGATGGCCTGAGTGGTCGCGTCGGGGGAGGGAGGAGTCGAATTGAGAGCTGCTGCGTCCTCTGTTTCAGAAGATCGAAGAACAAACCCAGATTTTTCGTCGGCAGATCTGAAGGTGCTGGAGGTCGTCGGCCGGGCCTCTcagtcgctctctctctcttgtattTGCTGTGTGTGCCGAGGGGAGAGTGAAGACTGAGGAGGAGAGAGTAGCGGGGGGCTGAGGGGAGAGTGAACACTGAGGAGGAGAGAGCAGCGGGGGCCGAGGGAGAGTGAAGACTGAGGAGGACAGAGTAGCGGGGGCTGAGGGGAGAGGAGCTTTTCTCCCCGGAGAGGAGAGGGAAGTGTGTCCGTGACTCCGTACGGATCTCTGCTGCTGGCAGCTGCTGCCCGTCGCGTGCTTCTGTTCCTCCTTTTCCCTGCGGTTTTCCTTAGGAGTCAACGTTCCCACGCGCTGGGAGGAGGTGGTGTGCACGCGATCCGACGTGGAAGCTGTGGGAGAGCTGCTGTTGGCGCGTGGTAGAGACCGGAAGGAAGTGAGAGTATGGTGAGGAAGCCAAAAGGCTTTTTCTTGCATTATCTTTTCTGGAAAAATATGTAAGACAGACGATGGCGGGAAATTTTCCTCCGGAGGCGATTGGGGAATTtcccttgttttctttttcctttttggccttTGGGgagattaattaaaataaattatctcCTGACTTGACCGACGACCACCGATTTCTCATATTAGTATTTGTTAATTATCAAAACCACCCTTCAATTCCACCTTCTTTTCAGCTAAAACATGATGAAATTTTTCGCCGTAGTTGATTTTCCTTAGCCTCGTGTTGGTCAAAGCACGTTGGCATTAggtcaaatttgaaaaagtagAATTTTCCTATTATACTTATAAGATGCCAGTTAGATTTGTACCAAGTATGTGTATCCAACGATGGAATTACAAATTCCAACATTATTTATATGTTATAGTAATCCGAAAAccttaaaaaaagagaaagtggTAAATTTCGATTAGGCATGCTGGAGATCAAGTGTATCAAGACTCATTGCAATCAAGTCCATGTGGCTCCACGTTAGAATTGTGCTTATCATACTTGATCAGATATTGATGGTGTGCTTGATCCGCCACTTTCTTGagcccttttattttattttttttaatagaaaacaaaagaagataaaaggaaaCAAGGGTTGGTATGCTTGCTACATCCTAGAGTCAATATCAAGCttaatttaactaatttagTTGCACGCTAGTGATGGAGTCATATCACATCGCCatcgtctttttcttttgatcttgcCTCTCTTTTCAATCTAGTCCAGAAGAACTTGGGGAAGCTCGGGCTGGTCTTGGGGGGCCTAccctataaatcaatttcttcaaatcatTTCGAGAACACCTCAAaccattgaaaaataaaatgagataaCAACTGTCACTATCTATCCCGAGACGAAATAGGTTTAAGGATATTGTCTAAAAAATGAACCTACAACCATGATCAAGCACATGCTCTCCCAAATTTATACTTCACGCGACATTAGGGtattcataataattttttgataatctaATGGGtcaagttctaaaaattattattgaatatataagagagagagagagattctatCATCAACTGTAATTACAATATTAAACTGAAAAGGAATTGctttttatagtttttatttGTACAAGAatctatattttattaaaataaaaaaaaaaagtagggtaGTAGTCAggcaatatataaataaattttgcgCATCTCAATAGATtcaatttccaacaaaatttGAACCCAAAATCACAAGAAAGAGGAGCAAATTAAATTGCCATGTAAATTATAGGTTCCTCCGTCAACCTTCGAAATGAACAGAACCTTCCATATTTTCACGTTGacaaactttttgtttttcatgaaataaatacaCGATCAAAAAAggaatatttttccattttcacgCTCACCGAACTCAAGCAATCTCCACCGTTAAATCCTCCCAAACCAGTTCCTCGAGAAGACACATGGCGCCAGTCCAGCGGCGGCAATCACACGTCCCATTACTTTTGACCAAACGGCCTCGTATCGTAGGAACATGAAGCAGGTATCGATTCTTTATTATCATCATGCGATGTGATTAACAATTGCCTCTATTCCATATTGTGCCTAATAATACTATGTTTCCTGAAAGCTATTCCTCACTTTTGAAGTCCTTAATTACTTGGATAACTTGACGGACGTACTTCGTGAAAATCGTTTTCTGTTTTAGCTGCACATTCTTTTTTATGGTTCCCCAATCAATAACTTGGAGAGCTACTATATGGTTGAAGCATCTGGCCTTTCTTATAACTGCTTTTATGCTTCTGCTTGCTTAATTTGTTGCGGAATTTCTTATTCAATCGAATGGTTCACATGTAGTGAATTATATCCATGATACTTCCATCAATTAATCACTTTTTTTGCATAGAGGAGAAAATAATATTGGGGGGATAGATAATCACTAGCTTTCTATAATTATTGTGCAAATGCCCACTATTTTTTTACGTGATTCTGATTTTTCAAGCTTCTTGCAGCAATACCTCACTCTTCAAACATCATGCTGGCAATCGTTAGTATAAAATTAACGTTAAACGAAGTAATCAGTCTCAAGCAAAAGATTATACAATGTCTCTTTATGAAGCACAAAGGAATGCCTCCCAACCCATAGATGTTTTTCATATCCAAATTTGCAATGCAAGGTCAAAAGAACTCTTTGAAGAATACGAATACCCAAATGACAACCAAGTGACCCAGAGACGTTCACCTGCGTAAGGAGAGGTATCGAGCTGGGGGTTGTGCATGCTTGCATGTGCATACAGAGAACCGTGCATCTTTAAAATCTGTGGAGCAGAAGAAAAGGTCAAGCATCAAATTGGCACTACACGCTTGTATGGCTACAAAgaaattttccattaatttgCTATTGTGACTTCCCAGGTTCAACCCCATGGTAACGCAAGGTTGAATGGAAGGGACTACCAAGCCTCAATCCTATGGTAACCCACGTTTTCTCTGGCATAAAAATATCAGCTAGAGCTTGGCCCTTGAAAGGGACCAAAAAACAAGCCAaatcatattttcatgatgAGAAATCCAGAATCTAATGGATCTGTGGCTAGTAAATTTATACACTTTTGAGTCATTGATGGTTCGATAAGAACTCTGTGACCAGGACCAATCCTTAGGCTACTCTCTTGATGCTTGAACAGTAAATCTTTGTTGTTTTCCAAATGCTTCAGTGTTGCAGAATTGATGGTTGTGAGATGGGTTGAAAATTTTCAGGTTTTTTTCGACAGGTATGCTGTTATGAAGACTctcataaagaaaataatgtaGATTTAACCACTTAGCTCTCATTTTGTTGTGCCAAAAGGAACTCCTCGCTTGCTTTTCTGCTAATCTGCTAGCCATCAACCAGTATTtccttttttgatatttttttctgtttttttgttgttgtacGTACTTATGTCTttgataaaagatgaaattatcaTTAGCTTTCACTTGAGAGTcgagccaaaagaaaaaaatctcacttaAGGAACAACCAACACACACCTTGACACATCCAGTCATCCATCGTAACTcttaaggaaaaatggaaataaaaatatgttaaaGTCAGAAAGAGTAGAAGATTGCTCCTCTATTTTTGTGTACCCTTTGTGAATTATCTGGTTTTATTACACAATCTGCATGTGTAATCCTCACATATTTAATAGGGAGAACTACAAATGTAACCGCCAGTGGTTATCCATAGCTTTTGAGTTGAAGCTGGAAAaggtgaaaaataaatgatgcaAAGATGTTTCTACTTCATCACATAAAATAGGCGGCTAAATCTAACTAAACTTACATTACTTCTCAAATCTTAAGTATGGGCCACAGATTTCATTTATTTGGCACAATAATATTAATTTGTCACTGACATCATTATCATGTGAAATCTTAATCAAAACTGAGGATATCTGAAAGCACTCGGTACATGATCATACAAGCATGCGACCTCACTCCATGAATCCTTATAATTCTACATCGGTGTACTGGGTCCGATGCTGATGGAATCGCTGCTGCTGCTACTACTGCTTTGAGCAAAACATgaataaagtaaataatttctattctaggagTGATATTCAAAATCCCATTCAATGCCCgcaggtttttctttttgtctctttctctccctctctctcactgtGGACTTCGAATATATTCGTTCAGCACGAAAATTGGTTGGCACACTGGACTAAGTGAGGGGAGCATCGGCGAGGTAACTCGGCTGCCACTCGCACTGTCGACTGACGTCGGCGGGTCCCTCCAAAGCTGGTTTTTCTCTTCGATGTCCTCCTCTCTCAGCCTTCtggtgtctctctctctctccatctgtAGTAACGCCTCCGTGTTTCCTTGTTTTACTCCTCTGCATTCCCTCTGACCCTGCATGCATGGAAATTTGGTCTCATGCTCTCTTTGATGAATGGAAGGATTCACAtgtatttttcttctctctcctcttcatgTCCTCCTCCTTCCTGGCACGCCGGTTCATGCGGAATCTCAGCTCATTGATGAATGGAGAGTTTGAAGTAAGTAAATGAGATAAAAGATTGTGGGTCGCAATACCTATTAAACTTTTGTAATGACGTTCCCTTTTGAATTCAAGGAAAACAATTACGTTCCCTGTTTAAAGTTCAAGACCAAAGCAGAAGAAAGTGCTGACAATTACATTTTGTAATGATTCGAATCTCAACTTCCCATCATAACTAGTTTTCTCCAAATCTGTGCTTTGTATGTGATACATTTTAAAATCTCTCTATTGAAAAAGGATGACCAAAAAAGATCAtttaaaagaagttatttttgccGTATGAGAGGACTTTGAACGCGCGCTTGGGAGTTTACGTTCAGATTGGAttgtttatatataaaaaattattttggccCCTTGGGCTTTAAAATGGTGAGGGTGGccggagggaggaggaggagatcagGAGGAGAGGGAGCCGagacacacagagagagagagagagagagagagagagagagagaaaccaggAAGAAGAGTCGAGAGGGAGGGGAGAAGGAGCGGTGGCCTTGTTCCTTGGGGCGTCTTCCCAGTGAGGGGGTGTTTCCGACAAACCTGGTTAATCTCACGGTCCCGCCTTCCGTTCCTCCACGCTCTGCCGCAGCACCAACGGCCGCTGCTCTCGACTATGCCTCCTTGATGACGACCCAACGCAATTGGGGGAGCAGCTGCACCGCAAGCCCAGACGAGATCCCAGCTCTTTCAAAAAGAAACAGAGTTAGCTGCGAGTCTTATGTAGCTTAGCTTTGTTGATCTTGCTGTTCAGAAAGAGTTAAGAAATCAGGCTCGGTGGTTTATCTTCATGTGGTCAGCCATTCCATATAGGAACATTAGTCGACAATGTTCAGATTCGCATTACCGGATTGAGTCACTCATTAGGATTGTGAACTTATGATTTTGATATGGTATGTGCCGACCACAAGAAGACAAATCACCGTTAACATCCACAAGAGCAGAAAGTGACTTGTGCATTGAGACTCCTTAAGTTGACTGCAGGAAGACCCTgatttcttaattctttctgaATCAACAAGGTCAACAAAGCTTAGCGCAGTGTCACTTTATAACATTTGCAAGCAATTTAGTGTAATATGCTTTCCCAGTAACCATtatcaaaacccaaaattacATACAACAGACAAGGAATAAAACTCCCAAGTTTGACATTCATGTACCCGCACAACCAGGACTGGAGTTGGTTAGAGCGGTGGATGGCAGCCAGGCCATTGGAACTCGAACCTCTGGTTCTGCCAGAAGCACAACATCTGTCGTTCCCTTCTTCCCCTGCTGGTCCTAGTAGGCATTCGGGACCTCCCAGCGTAGCCACCATTGAAGGTGTAGAGAGGAGTGAATAAAACTGGGCCATTGTTTCAAGTGTTTGTTTCTTTGCAACTGTGTGCAACCAAGGCTTCTCACTGACCACTCCTGTTTAATAACTAGTTTATTGTATCCTGAGATTGGTCATGGTGTGATATTTGTAGGCATAAACGAATGATATGTGTGCTTGTAGTTTGCTGTGGATGGCTTTTCTAATCTAATGTTTCTTCTAATTGTTTCTTGATGGATTCTCTTATTTTCAGTTTGGGAAATCAGCAAGCTTTAGTATTTTCGccatttgtgtgtgtgtgtgtctctctccctctccctctccctatCCTTTTGTGCACTTGgacaatttcatatcatggttcATAACAATGTCAGTGACCAATAGAACTAAGAAAAGTCCCCGCATAGCAAGCCTGTTTTCCGTTGCCATTGAAAGTGGTTGTGACGCGATTCTGTCAAATTGGGTCATTGCTGGATTATCGGGGGCTCCACCTAAATATATCACTTGGAAGAACAATGTGTATTGGCTGTGGGAGAGATAACAAGGGCAGAGGCATCATGGTTCGATTATCTACATTGCTTGAAGAGTCCCTTTCTCGGTCATCCTCATATTTAATGCTGTTGAATCTCATAAGGCACTTAACTGGAGTTCAAATCAACTCTGTGCCTATGCGGCAGGAAACGATTTGGATTTCTCGATAATAAACTTTGGGTTGATTCTCCGTAGATCAGAGAGGGTAATGGGCTGAAATAGAAATCATGATCTTATGGTGAGTTTAAGACTACATATTCAATTTCTAACGACTGTCAAACAAGGTGGTCTAGTATTATGAGTTTGCTGATCAAGTAACTAGATGGTCGTGCCATATTCCAAATGTCGGCTGTCTAATCAATGGAATGAATACGTGGAAGGAGATCAGTGCTATGAAGAACTTGTTGCTGTCCAAAATCATGGTGAATCTTTATGTATTTCATTCACTACGAAAATGTTACTAGGACTATCCAAATAATAGTGTGATTGTCACGCGAGATAACCATTAAAGTCCAACACCGAGTTCCTTTACTCTACGTAGCAATCGACTCATTCACAATAGTTTATGTCAGGAGATGCTACTACAGCATTTGAAGTGATATGCTTCGTTCTGTCAAACCACCACAGGCTCCTTATGTTGAGGACCTGAAAAGTTTCATGCGGCAGGAACCATTTCATAACCACCAAACGAACAAAAATTAAGCTGTCTAGGGTAAAATCCATAAAGAAAATATAGCTGTTCAACACACCTGGCCTTAAACCCCCCCCACCGCATGCTCTCTCCCGAATGGCGAGTTCCTCCCTACCGACTGGGTAGTCCTCTCTCCCGAATGGCGAGTAATCCCTACCGTCTGGGTAGTTTTGCAGATTTCTTCAAGGTAAACTTTCTCTCCACCTTCAAATGGCATACCTAATCATTTCCAGAATGTTCACGATCGAGGCTCTGAAGAAACCCTCCCgaaaaacaaaaccctaaaacccCTAAAACCCAAACACCCATTCCATCCCAAATCATTGTTCCTCTGTCAGGATTCGTCAACCCCAAGAACAGAATCCTATAACCCAGCCCTTACTAAATCTTTCCACCCGGTAAGAAGATCCGATTTCTATAGTTCCGGAATATGAATCGAAGCCCCCCTGAGCTCCCTTCAATCGCACTGGGCAAGCTATCCTGTCTTCTGCGGGTGCCACAAGTGTAACAGACCTGGATTGAAACAAATGGCAAGTGAGATTGATGATGAAAAGCATGTTGCAGCATTGTGTAAAAGTCTTGGTACTCTATGGTCCGAGGACGATGTTGTTGAGATTAAAGGTGGTATCTCTGCAGATAAATTGGCTGAATGCAGGAAGACTCTGTTCGGGAAATTACATTCCAAACCACATGTAAATTTTCCAGCCTTCTTCACTACAATAAAGAAAGTTTGGAAGGTGGAGAATGTTACATGTACTGTGATAGCACCAGGATATTTCTCTTTTACATTTCAGTCTGAAGCTGATAAAAAAAGAGTTGTCGACTCGGGGCCGTGGTCTTTCTCTGGAAGTTTACTCGTTTTACAGCAATGCGAACCTGATATTCCCGATCTATGCTATGAATTTACATATTGTGACTTCTGGGTGCACTTCTACGGACTACCACTTGGAAGAGCTACTCATGAATCTATTAGAGATATAGCAGCAAAGCTGGGTGAAGTAGTTGAGGTGAAATTGGATACCAAAGGAAACAACAATTCCAAGTTTGGTAAGGCAAAAGTTAAGATAAATCTAGAGATGCCCCTTAAGACAGGAGTTCTGCTTAATCTGGAGAATAAAAGGCTGTGGGTGGAGTTTAAGTACGAACGACTTCCGAACTATTGTTATTCATGCGGAAAAATAGGGCATTATGCCTCGGATTGCAAAGACATTCCCTATGAAGCCTCGGGGCTAGCAGCAAACTTACCAGGCAGGTTCGGCCATTGGTTACGAGCGGAAGCTCGGGAGCTAAGCCCGCACGGGAAGATCTTCTATGGCAAACAGGAGATACCACCAGATGACGACGAGATTGTGCCTGAGACACCCACAAATTCAGCTCCTGAAACAGATACGTACCAGCAACATCGGAATACAAACCAAACACTAGCCATATGTGAACCGGGCCATGCAGAACAACTAAACACACAGGAGATGAGCCAATCAAATCAGCACTTTCCACTGGTCATTATGGAGGAGAAAGGGCCACAAAAAAGAGGAAGTTGCTGCATTGATAAAGAATCAGCTATGGTGCTATATGAGGAGCAATACAAGGAAGCAGAAATGGAGATGGAGCAGAATATAACAGGGGAAAAGGGGCTGATAAGGCATAAATCCAGATGTTCAAAGGGTTCAAATGCAAAAAAAGGCAAGAGATTTTGCCCGTATGGGGCTCAATCCTCAAGAACACCAGAATTCGACAATACTCAGCTGGTGGAAACTCCTATAAAAGTGGTGGAGAAATCAAgtcaatgggctttggtggctagccctaataagccaccggttGATCCATGAAGCTATTgtgctggaattgtcaggggttgggcacacccttgACAATTCAGGCATTAAGGGTCCTAGCGACCCAGGAAAGGCCCAGTATTATGTTTATTATGGAGacaaaaaatcaagaactcaAGGTGCAGCGTATAAGAAGGAGGCTGAAATTTCACAATGGCTTTGTGGTGAATCCAGAAGGAATAGGTGGAGGATTGGCTCTTTTCTGGGATGAGCAGGTAAGGATAGACATTGATTCCTTTTCAAGAAACTATATTCACATTCAGTGCCTAATCAAAGAAACACAGCAGCAGATGCATATAACTTTTGTTCATGCTcctaatgaatttcaagatagAGTAATGTTATGGGAGGCTCTATATCGAAAAAGTTCTACATATCACTCACCCTGGCTTTGCATGGGGGATTTCAACGATATATTGTATCATTGggaaaaagtggggaaaaagAGAGCAGAATCTTATCGGATGGCAGCCTTTAGGGATTTCTTGTTTCGATGTTCTTTAATGGACTTGGAGAGCAAGGGATGTGCCTTCACCTGGAAAAACAACAGAACAGAGAACATCTGGTCAAGAAACGTCTAGATAGAGCTCTATGCACTTCAGATTGGAGGATAGCACACCCCAACGCAGAATGCACAGCGTTACCAGCCATAGGGTCAGATCACAGTCCCCTTATTCTATCTTTCGactcacaaaagaaaagaaggaggaagattTTCAGATACGAAGCATTTTGGTCAACAAATGAAGAGTGTGGGCAAATTGTAAAGAATACATGGGCTGAATTAGAACCCCTGAATCTAGATATGGGTAAAAAATTGCAGATTGTGGCCCAAAAGTTGGGAGAATGGAGTAAAAATAGGACGGTAAATGCAGATATTAGAATTAAGGTGCTGAGAAATGAGCTGCAAAGATTGACAAATAGTGttgggaaggaaaaagaaagtgaaacaGCAAAGCAGATAACCCAGGAGTTAGAAAAGCTGTGGAGTcaagaggagatgtattggggaATGCGCTCGAGAATTACTTGGCTCAAGTGTGGGGATAGGaatactaaatttttccatgcatCAACTATCCAAAGGAGATCCAGAAATAGAATTACCTTGCTGAAAAACGCTGAAGAGGAATGGGTGAATGAGGAACAGTCTTTGAAGGAGATGACAGTCGCTTCTTCAAAAACTTATATAACTCAGTTGGGCCTCGCAACTTTCAGCCTGTAATTCAGCAAATCCCGACCTCAGTTGATGTAAGCATGAATCAACAGTTAATTAAACCAGTCACGATGGAGGAAATTACAGAGGCAATGCAACAACTAGGAGCTACAAAAGCTCCGGGTCCAGATGGACTTAATGGGTTATTCTATTGGGATCATTGGCCACATATTAGCCAGGATATTTTCAACGAAGTGCAGAAGTTTTTTGAGACTGGTTATCTAAATCCTGAGCTGAACAGAACCCAAATCACACTCATCCCCAAAATCTCAAACCCAGAAAAGCTTGATCAATTCCGACCTATAAGCCTCTGCAATTTTGTctataaaataatttccaaagtGTTGGCCAATAGACTTAAACCTGTGCTACCGCAAATTATAGCAgaagaacaaagtgcttttgtgggaggaagacaaatacaagataatattCTGATAGTCCAAGAAGTACTTCATAAGCTGAGAATTcgggaaaggaaaaacaaatttcaAGCGGTCTTAAAGCTTGACATGCAAAAAGCTTATGACCGAATTGAATGGGACTTCCTTAGAGAATGCTTGCTCAAGAAGGGATTCAGTGAGAAGTGGGTACAATGGGTCACACAGTGTGTTTCAACGGTCTCCTTTAGTGTCAATTTTAACGGTGAGCCCCAACCATTCTTTCAACCTACAAGAGGGATTCGTCAAGGGGATCCCCTATCCCCATATCTGTTTATCCTAGTGGCTGATGTACTATCAAATCTAATGCAAATAGCAGTAGTCGAAGGCACAATCCAAGGAATTAAACTAAACAGTGGCTGCCCTACTCTATCCCACCTGCTCTTTGCGGAtgattccatcttcttcctccatggTACTATCACGGAATGTCAGAATTTGGCGGAAATACTACACCAGTATTGTTTTGCTTCAGGACAGGCCATAAACCTGAATAAATCAGGTATCTATTTTAGTAAGAACTGCCCAATGAATTTAAGGAGGAATATGGCAGCAGAGTTGAGGGTcccggaaatagaaaaaacagggaaatatCTGGGGATTCCTTCGGATTGGGGAGGCTCGAAAAAAGATGTTTTTGCCTGGATTTTAGCTCGAGTTAACAAGAAATTAGAAAGCTGGAAGGAACTTTTGTTGACAAGAGCAGGTAAGGAGATATTGATTAAATCAGTAGTGCAGGCCATTCCACAGtatgcaatgtctattttcaaGTTACCGGTGTCAATATGCAAAGCCATAGAGAAAAAGATTGCCAACTTTTGGTGGAGAAATGGGAAAAACACTGCTGGAATTCATTGGAGAAAATGGGAGAGATTGAAACTCAGGAAAAACGAAGGAGGACTTGGATTTAAAGACTTAACAGTTTTCAACCAGGCCATGTTAGGTAAGCAAGCATGGCGGATTTCACAGCAACCTCAGTCCCTATTAAGCAAACTAATGAAGGGCCTATACCATCCACACTGTGAATTTTGGAAAGCTGGAAATGGAACACGACCATCGTGGGGATGGAGGAGCGTTATAGTGGGAAGAAATTCCATAGCACCAGATGTTATTTGGTCTGTTGGCAATGGTCAGAAAATCTCGATAAGAGAGGATAAATGGCTAAAAAGCGGTTTGATTGGAGGACTCGACTACAACAGATGAACCAGGGAAAGTTAGTGCACTCATACAACAGGGGAATGGCATGTGGAACGAAACTATACTTCGAATGATGTTTGATGAACAAAGGGTACAGGAAATACTTGCTATCCCTATTGGGCTCTCAACAACAGAAGATAGATTAGTATGGATGCGCAACAATTCAGGGTCTTATACAGTAAAGAGTGGGTATTTTACAACAAGAGACAGAGCAGTCAAACCACCACTTACATCAAAGAACATCCTCGCATCAAACAAATCCAGATCTATGGAAACATATTTGGCACTCGGACACACTACCCaaagtgaaacaatttctcGGAATATCGCCAAAATGCATTGCCTACTATGGACAACCTTCATCGAAGGAAAATAGTACCTGACCCACTTTGCCCCATCTGCAAGTAGAAGCTGAGACGATCGAACACACTTTGTTGTTATGCCCTTGGACGGCTCAGATTTGGTCATCATCCCCtctgaaaatcaaaataaccAGATTAGGGTTAACAAGAATTGATGACTGGCTGTACATGAGGAAAATAGATCCAAAAAGTTCCTCAAAGTTTAATCAGATTGCATCGACCTTGTGGAGTATATGGCAAGACCGCAACAGGTTTATTTTCGACCAAAAGCCCCTCATCCCGAAGCAGACCCTGTTCAGATCAGAGGCATTACAGAGAAACTTTGAAACATGGAATA
Protein-coding regions in this window:
- the LOC120294110 gene encoding uncharacterized protein LOC120294110 is translated as MKLLCWNCQGLGTPLTIQALRVLATQERPSIMFIMETKNQELKVQRIRRRLKFHNGFVVNPEGIGGGLALFWDEQIVAQKLGEWSKNRTVNADIRIKVLRNELQRLTNSVGKEKESETAKQITQELEKLWSQEEMYWGMRSRITWLKCGDRNTKFFHASTIQRRSRNRITLLKNAEEEWVNEEQSLKEMTVASSKTYITQLGLATFSL